The stretch of DNA ACCGTGGAAATCAAGGAAATGGAGGCCGCGCTGTTTTGCATTCACTGCAATGATGAGCAGGATCACGTGATCACTTACATCAACAATCACATTTCCCGGATCGAATGCAAGAATTGCGGACATTCGGTGGAAATCAAGGTCGATCTGTTAAAGGAGCTCTATAAAGAAGTATACGAAAAAATCGTCCATAAACCGGCCGAAATCACGGAAGAATACCGGAAAGACCTCAGCAGATTCCTGCTGTCTCTCCCCATCCGCATCATCCGCAAACCGTACAGGATTTACCGATACATCAGGCAGACGAGGGATGTGTTTAAAACATACAACAAAAAGTACAGAAAGTAGGATTCGGCCAAGTCAATTCTTTTTTATTTTTGTGTAAAATGGGAACAAAAGAAAAAATGTAAACGGGTCCGGATCCTCGACCCTTTTTCGATCGCCGGCTTTGCCTTTGAAATTTGCCAGGAAGAACGGGCGGCATCGCCTTTGAAAAACGCCCACTCCATTTTGCTGTCCGCGGCCTCAATGGCAGTCGGCAACAAGGCTTTATGTTCAATGATCACCGATATAAAAAGCAGCAAAATCGGCCGGACATCTAATTCCGTCATCAAGCACGAACAAAAAACACCTCCAAAGCGGATCCCGGGCCGGTTTAAACTTAAAAAGCCCGATGCTTCGGAGGCGTTTTTCATTTGCCGAATCTCACAAACTTACTTTTTCACCCGTTTTTACGGACTCAAAACATGCATCAATCACCCTCATATTTTTTACCGAGTTTGCACCGTCATAGGCAAGTTCCGTTCCGTTCAAAATTGCGTTCGAAAAATGTTCAATCTCCAATTTATATTGGTCGCCGTAGATCCTTTCAATCCTTTGGCCATTATTTTTGTTTATAATGATTAAGCCTTGGCCTCCATTATTATCCGGACGATAAGCCTGCGGCACTTTAATCGTCCCTTTTGTTCCGATGATTTCATACTCTTCCCTAAAATCCATTTCAAAACTGCAGTCGATGATCGCTTTGACGCCATTATCCATTCTCATAAACGCCCAGGCGGAAACGTCCACGCCGTATTCGGGATCAATATCCGCAAACGCAATAAGCTCCTTCGGTTCCGCTTTTAAAATATTTCTGACTGCATGAATGCAGTAACAACCCACATCATATATGCATCCCCCGCCCTTTTTAGGATCCGTCCGGATATTTCCCTCTTTCTCTTCCAATAGGAAAGAAAAACTGGCCTTCATTAATTGAATCTCGCCGATTTCACCGGAACGAATGATTTCCTGCACCCTTTGATGCTGGGGATGAAATTGATACATCAACCCTTCCATCAATAAAACATCGTTTCTTTTGCAGAAATCAAAAACTTCCTGGGCATCTTTCGCATTCAACGTGATCGGTTTTTCGCACAAGACGTGTTTTCCGGCTTGGGCAGCCTTCATGATCCATTCTTTATGCAAGGAATTCGGCAAAGGGATGTAAACAGCGTCGACATCGGGATCATGCAGCAATTCATCGTAATGATGATAAGATTTGGGAATATCGAAGGCAGAAACGATTTTTTCCCTTCTCTTTGTATTACTGCTTCCAATGGCCGTCAATTCTGCGTTCGATGCCCTTAAAATGGCGGGGATAATTTGCGTTTCCGCAATATTGGCGGTGCTTATAATGCCCCAGCGCACCCGTTTCATCTGCTCTCATCCTCTTTCATTTATTTGATGATTATGCCGCTCTTTTTTGACTGTAAATATCAATCCACACCGCCAGCAATAAAATGGTCCCTTTCACGATGTATTGCCAAAAGGCTTCCATGTTCATCATGCTCATGCCGTTATCGATGCTCGCCATGATTAGCGCACCCAATATGGAGCGAATAACATTCCCTTTGCCCCCCATCAGACTGGTGCCCCCGATCACACAAGCAGCGATGGCGTCCATTTCGAAAGAAGTGCCGGCGCTGGTTGTGGCGGCATTTAATCTTCCCGTTAACAATATGCCTGCAGTGGCGGCTAATACGCCCATTATGATAAACACAAACAATGTATTTCTTCTTATATTTATCC from Caldibacillus debilis DSM 16016 encodes:
- a CDS encoding Gfo/Idh/MocA family protein — encoded protein: MKRVRWGIISTANIAETQIIPAILRASNAELTAIGSSNTKRREKIVSAFDIPKSYHHYDELLHDPDVDAVYIPLPNSLHKEWIMKAAQAGKHVLCEKPITLNAKDAQEVFDFCKRNDVLLMEGLMYQFHPQHQRVQEIIRSGEIGEIQLMKASFSFLLEEKEGNIRTDPKKGGGCIYDVGCYCIHAVRNILKAEPKELIAFADIDPEYGVDVSAWAFMRMDNGVKAIIDCSFEMDFREEYEIIGTKGTIKVPQAYRPDNNGGQGLIIINKNNGQRIERIYGDQYKLEIEHFSNAILNGTELAYDGANSVKNMRVIDACFESVKTGEKVSL